The following coding sequences are from one Prochlorococcus sp. MIT 1314 window:
- the psbF gene encoding cytochrome b559 subunit beta, long form has translation MDFRIVLVITPIIFSWIFTVFWLGRWDVFRLTPLGLPKKGVAPFKNYQVWEDSAVVPDNGRPAEGYPVFTVRTAAVNALGIPTVFFLGAILAMQFKSF, from the coding sequence ATGGATTTTAGAATTGTTCTTGTTATTACACCCATAATATTTTCATGGATATTTACTGTATTTTGGCTAGGCAGATGGGATGTATTTAGATTAACACCATTAGGATTACCCAAGAAGGGAGTGGCTCCTTTCAAAAACTATCAAGTATGGGAAGATTCCGCAGTGGTTCCTGATAATGGAAGACCAGCTGAAGGTTATCCAGTATTTACTGTACGAACTGCAGCTGTGAACGCTTTAGGAATCCCTACGGTTTTCTTTCTAGGAGCTATTCTGGCAATGCAGTTTAAATCTTTTTGA
- a CDS encoding NRAMP family divalent metal transporter, giving the protein MNLTKGIQKSLGPGILLAGAAIGGSHLLSSTTAGARFGFSLVGLILLTNFLKYPFLLVGTRFTASTGKSLLEGFKERNSYYLPLFLIVSLITGTFTIAAVSFVSGVLLTNIPFFSAFPAMDLSIGILGVSGMILILGKYKALDRISKFLVATLTFLTLFAVLSLLLKGSINESLNMSFFEPEISPWKLKNLAFLIPLMGWMPCPVELCVWPSLWMFSRVKDSNYTPNIIEAEFDFNLGYAITVVTAIFFLTLGAITMYGTGDGMLSGSGVSFAQKLILLYTKSIGDWSKWIIIPAAFAAMFSTTITCLDAYPRSISAIQGLLRGTDFGHMDSQAERNRFQKWMIVHIFASFMALLIARSGGVGVKDFVFAAMTGSFLTAPLFAWMAMDTINSKLVPIKNRYGLFLKTISWIGLIFLTLFSLLFIANSFFGIG; this is encoded by the coding sequence ATGAATTTAACAAAAGGAATACAAAAAAGTTTAGGTCCAGGTATTTTACTTGCTGGGGCGGCCATTGGTGGTTCACATTTGTTATCATCTACTACCGCTGGTGCAAGGTTTGGATTTTCATTAGTAGGACTAATTCTTCTAACTAATTTTTTAAAATATCCATTCTTATTGGTTGGTACTAGATTTACAGCATCTACTGGTAAATCATTATTAGAAGGTTTCAAAGAGAGGAATTCTTATTATCTTCCTTTATTTCTGATAGTTAGTCTAATTACAGGTACTTTCACAATAGCTGCTGTAAGTTTTGTTTCTGGTGTTCTTTTAACTAATATTCCCTTTTTCTCAGCTTTCCCAGCGATGGATTTGTCTATAGGAATCCTTGGAGTCTCTGGCATGATATTAATTCTTGGAAAGTATAAAGCTCTAGATAGAATTTCTAAATTTTTAGTAGCTACATTAACTTTTTTAACATTATTTGCAGTTTTATCACTTTTATTAAAAGGTTCAATAAATGAGTCTCTAAATATGAGTTTTTTTGAACCAGAAATAAGCCCATGGAAGTTAAAAAATTTAGCTTTTTTGATCCCCCTAATGGGATGGATGCCCTGCCCAGTAGAGTTATGCGTTTGGCCTTCTTTATGGATGTTTTCTCGAGTAAAAGATTCAAATTATACGCCAAATATCATTGAGGCAGAATTTGATTTTAATCTCGGTTATGCAATAACGGTCGTTACAGCTATTTTTTTTCTTACTCTTGGTGCAATAACTATGTATGGCACTGGTGATGGAATGCTTTCTGGGAGCGGAGTCTCCTTTGCTCAAAAGTTAATCCTCCTTTACACTAAATCCATTGGCGATTGGTCTAAATGGATCATTATCCCTGCAGCATTTGCCGCAATGTTTAGTACCACTATCACTTGTCTAGATGCATATCCAAGAAGTATTTCTGCTATTCAAGGTTTATTGAGAGGTACTGATTTTGGACACATGGACTCGCAGGCCGAGCGAAATAGATTTCAAAAGTGGATGATTGTTCATATTTTTGCTTCCTTTATGGCTTTGCTAATTGCAAGGTCTGGAGGTGTAGGAGTAAAAGATTTTGTATTTGCTGCAATGACAGGAAGTTTCCTTACAGCACCTTTGTTTGCATGGATGGCCATGGATACTATTAATAGCAAATTAGTTCCAATTAAAAATAGATATGGATTGTTTTTAAAAACAATTAGTTGGATAGGATTAATTTTCTTAACTTTGTTTAGTTTATTGTTTATTGCTAATTCATTTTTTGGGATCGGTTAA
- a CDS encoding sodium-dependent transporter, protein MDSKISQREQWTSKLGFILAAAGSAVGLGNLWGFAYRASQGGGAAFVLLYILIVLIVCLPVFVAEMALGRNAMASTLLAPVKLAGKNWYPLGILFFIAPLGIASYYSVIMGWTADTLFHSLFFGLPKNLTEAEAFFGSISSGSSVLLGHLLSLILTAIIVSSGIKKGIEKVTRYFMPILFIIIVILAIWATSLSGAWEGYKTFLLKFDFNELRNPQTIRNAFTQAFFSLSLGIGIMVTYASYLNKKSNLPKLSVGVASLDTLVGLMAGFITFPIVLTFGLSDAISESTVGALFISIPTGLGSYGAAGRIVAIAFFALAYIAAITSSVSLLEVPVSSLMDKFGFKREKSVWLITLFLFLAGIPSALNLNILGTVDSIFGGVLLIFGGFLVTFFMGWVVPGKFNEELNVSKVGAKTTRYLKFMTRWVAPPIIGFGLFISVFDLLKGWVS, encoded by the coding sequence TTGGACTCAAAAATTTCTCAAAGAGAACAATGGACTAGTAAGCTAGGATTCATTCTCGCTGCAGCTGGTAGTGCAGTAGGTCTCGGAAACCTTTGGGGTTTTGCTTACAGAGCATCTCAAGGAGGAGGTGCAGCTTTTGTACTTTTATATATATTGATCGTATTGATTGTATGTCTACCAGTATTTGTTGCTGAAATGGCTTTAGGGAGAAACGCAATGGCAAGTACATTACTTGCACCTGTTAAGCTGGCCGGGAAAAATTGGTATCCATTAGGGATTTTGTTCTTTATAGCTCCTTTAGGTATAGCATCATATTATTCAGTGATAATGGGATGGACAGCCGATACCTTGTTCCATTCTTTATTTTTTGGATTACCGAAGAATTTAACTGAAGCAGAAGCCTTCTTTGGCTCAATAAGTAGTGGTAGCAGTGTTTTATTGGGCCACCTATTAAGTCTTATTCTTACAGCCATCATAGTTTCATCAGGTATAAAAAAAGGTATAGAAAAGGTTACTAGATATTTCATGCCAATCCTTTTCATAATCATTGTGATTCTTGCTATTTGGGCTACTTCACTTTCAGGAGCATGGGAAGGATATAAAACATTTTTACTTAAGTTTGATTTTAACGAATTAAGAAATCCTCAAACAATAAGAAACGCTTTTACACAAGCATTCTTTTCATTAAGCCTAGGGATTGGAATTATGGTTACCTACGCATCGTATTTAAATAAAAAAAGTAATCTTCCAAAACTAAGTGTTGGAGTTGCATCATTAGATACTTTGGTTGGACTAATGGCTGGATTTATAACTTTCCCAATAGTTTTAACATTCGGTTTAAGTGACGCTATTTCTGAATCCACAGTTGGGGCTTTATTCATATCAATTCCAACAGGCTTGGGTTCATATGGTGCAGCGGGAAGAATTGTAGCCATTGCATTTTTTGCACTAGCTTATATTGCAGCTATAACGTCTTCTGTTTCATTATTAGAAGTTCCTGTTTCCTCATTAATGGATAAATTTGGCTTCAAAAGAGAAAAATCGGTTTGGTTGATAACTCTATTTTTATTCTTAGCAGGCATTCCTTCTGCATTAAATTTAAATATTCTTGGAACAGTTGATTCGATTTTTGGAGGTGTATTACTAATCTTTGGTGGATTCTTAGTTACTTTCTTTATGGGATGGGTAGTCCCAGGGAAGTTTAATGAAGAACTTAATGTTTCTAAAGTTGGAGCCAAAACAACACGTTATTTGAAATTCATGACAAGATGGGTTGCGCCTCCAATTATTGGTTTTGGACTATTTATTAGTGTGTTTGATTTGCTGAAAGGCTGGGTAAGTTAA
- a CDS encoding protein adenylyltransferase SelO family protein, giving the protein MSTNSDSLKKKLTENFSEFSQLSDYSFMNCLKADPQSTKDGNDHKSRSVYSGHYVPVLPTAIPDPEYISHSKKLFKELGLSSDLTRDKNFCRFFAGDISVADYPMSPVGWATGYALSIYGTEYNQQCPFGTGNGYGDGRAISVFEGLFNGKRMEMQLKGGGPTPYCRGADGRAVLRSSVREFLAQELMDALGIPTSRSLTLYVSRTEIVRRPWYSKGSKYFEPDIMIDNQAAITTRVAPSFLRIGQLELFARRVRNNAHEEALTELKMIVQHLIERNYKDEIEYDISLKSKVIKMASLYRSRLISLVANWIRVGYCQGNFNSDNCAAGGYTLDYGPFGFCELFDPRFQPWTGGGEHFSFFNQPSAAEINFKTFCSSLKPLLSENKQDQEKLDQIEMDFSELMNKELKKMWANKLGLEHYNETLINDFFNLMIISKADYTILFRKLSEIPDNLDSLKDSFYLPINDELNNRWGIWLENWQSVLKKEGNIKAKSASMKSLNPVYTWREWMVVPAYEEAEKGNYDKIKELQVVFSNPYIEQPSEIDQKYNRLKPSQYFNYGGVSHYSCSS; this is encoded by the coding sequence ATGTCAACCAATTCTGATTCATTAAAAAAAAAGCTTACTGAAAATTTTTCTGAATTTTCTCAACTATCTGACTATTCTTTTATGAATTGTCTTAAAGCAGATCCTCAATCAACGAAAGATGGAAATGATCATAAGTCGCGTTCAGTATATTCAGGTCATTACGTACCAGTTCTCCCAACTGCTATTCCAGACCCAGAATATATCTCCCATAGCAAGAAACTTTTTAAAGAATTAGGTTTAAGCTCAGATCTTACTAGAGACAAGAATTTTTGTCGTTTTTTCGCAGGTGATATTTCTGTTGCTGATTATCCAATGAGTCCTGTTGGTTGGGCAACAGGTTATGCATTATCAATTTACGGGACTGAATATAATCAACAATGTCCCTTTGGCACTGGCAATGGTTATGGCGATGGCAGAGCAATTTCTGTTTTTGAAGGTTTATTCAATGGGAAAAGAATGGAGATGCAACTTAAAGGAGGAGGTCCAACCCCCTACTGTCGAGGAGCAGATGGTAGGGCTGTACTACGGTCTAGCGTAAGAGAATTTCTTGCACAGGAATTAATGGATGCTTTGGGGATACCTACTTCAAGATCTTTAACACTTTATGTCTCACGTACAGAAATAGTTAGAAGACCTTGGTATTCCAAAGGTTCCAAGTATTTTGAACCTGACATCATGATTGATAATCAAGCTGCTATTACTACTAGAGTCGCTCCATCTTTTTTACGAATTGGACAGCTTGAACTTTTTGCAAGACGAGTTCGTAATAATGCACATGAGGAGGCCCTTACTGAACTAAAGATGATAGTACAGCATCTTATAGAAAGAAACTATAAAGATGAAATTGAATATGACATTTCACTTAAAAGTAAGGTAATAAAAATGGCTTCTTTATATAGATCGCGACTTATATCTCTTGTAGCCAACTGGATAAGAGTTGGTTATTGCCAGGGTAATTTTAATAGTGATAATTGTGCTGCCGGAGGCTACACCTTGGACTATGGTCCCTTTGGATTCTGTGAATTATTTGATCCAAGATTTCAACCATGGACAGGTGGAGGTGAACATTTCTCATTTTTTAACCAACCTTCTGCTGCGGAAATCAACTTTAAAACTTTCTGTTCTTCTCTTAAGCCGTTACTTTCAGAAAACAAGCAAGATCAAGAAAAATTAGATCAAATCGAAATGGATTTTTCAGAATTGATGAACAAAGAGTTGAAGAAAATGTGGGCAAACAAGCTTGGTTTAGAACATTACAACGAAACTCTAATAAATGATTTTTTTAATCTCATGATCATTTCAAAAGCAGACTATACAATTTTGTTCCGTAAACTCTCTGAAATACCTGATAACTTAGATTCTTTAAAAGACAGTTTTTATTTACCTATTAATGATGAGCTCAATAATAGGTGGGGAATATGGCTTGAAAACTGGCAATCAGTCTTGAAGAAAGAGGGAAATATTAAAGCAAAATCGGCATCAATGAAATCCCTTAATCCAGTCTATACTTGGCGCGAATGGATGGTCGTTCCCGCATATGAAGAAGCTGAAAAAGGAAATTATGACAAAATAAAGGAGTTGCAGGTTGTTTTTAGCAATCCATATATAGAACAACCCTCAGAAATAGATCAAAAATATAATCGACTAAAGCCAAGCCAGTATTTCAACTATGGAGGAGTATCTCATTACAGTTGTTCTTCATAA